Genomic DNA from Corylus avellana chromosome ca4, CavTom2PMs-1.0:
CCATTTCAACATGAAATTGCTATCTCCTCctttaaataaaacaagaacCAAACAAGAATCTGAAAGACATAAATCTAAGGAGGCTATAAGCTATAACCACCATAAGCTATAAGCTATCTCCTCCTGATTAGATACCCTAGCAGTTAGTTCCCACCAACTTTTGCCAAAGACAGGATACACAGTCCAAAACGTGGAGCTCAAAATGACCATAGCCAAAGCCCCAAATTTCACCAAGTAACACTTGATGAAGCTTGTAACAATAATGAGGAGGCATAACAATCTGTAAAAAGACTTCTCTGAGAACTCATGTCACTGTCAATTAAAGGATGTCACAAAGATTCCCGTATTCCCATGAGTCATACCAAAATTGATTATTTGTACTCTCTTTTGTATAAGTAGAGCAATTTATACTCATGTATCATCACAATTCCTTTCTAGCCATGAATCCCGTAACAAGAGAAGCACAGCTCCACAAATCTCAACATACAAGGACAATCAAGAAAATAGTGATTCCAGAAGATTAAAGATAACCATACATGAGGGTTCCCCCACAGCAagcattcatccaaaaaaaaaaaaaagataacctTGCAAGGGATGGAGGAAAAGATTTCCTCAGAAAGAAATGACAGAGGACAGCTTAAACAAGATTGTGCTTAGAAAGTCATGAAAGAAAGGTGGAATCAAGTTTCAATGATTTATTCAGTAAATTCATTAAAACTGACAATACAGTTGGCTGGAATttagaggagaaagaaagaatgaaaataacccaagaaagagaaaggatcAATAGAGAAGTCCAGAGGCCAAGGGAAATGCCAATATAACCAAAATTCATGTTAAACTCTAGTTTCATTCTGGTATAGTAAAGCAAATATGAAGACTCTAGAGAACTTATTTGCCAAgcaaaatacccaaaaaaaagggGGGCAAATGTTGACAAAAGTCGGaattaaactcttttttttttttttataagtaaagatGCATTATCAAAgcgtagaggggcgcaaccctagtacataggtacaagagagcgactaagagggaAAAGTCGGAATTAAACTCTAAGAAACATTTACAAAATTCCAAATCGATCCTGCTTATAAATTAGAAAACTAGCTTAAACACCAATGCGATGACCTTCAAATGACAAGCAACACAATCTAACATCACTAATGAGCCCCAGAATCAACAttaccaatttaaaaaaaaaaaaaaaaaaaactctttccCCATATATGCATCAAAAGTCAGACCAACTTAATAgtagataaaaattaaaagaattcaGCGCCCAATTGAGGTGCATAATGCAGTATCTTGTTTGAAGAAAGTAAGTCAGAATTTGATTTCATATTACTCTAACCATATATCCGAGGCACAACAATTGTGGACTAAATATTTAGTAAGCgaacattaaaaatatatgaattctgaaaatttaatcttaaaattCAATCAAAACTTTACAGcattggaacaaaaaaaaaaacaccttagCAATAAAACATTAACAATAGCTGCTTGGACCACATATCCCATCAAGAAAATATGTGAAAATCATGAcgttgcccaaaaaaaaagaagtgcaaTGAAGGTGCAAGTTCAAGAAATTTGTTACTTATCAATAATCAAGATCATTAGACACCTTTTTGTGTGAGCCAGTTCAAAAAACATAAGGTAAGCGTACTAAATAACCAACCTCATTGGCAATGCCATACTTTGCACAGTCAATAGCAAGACGAGTTGCACGTCCAATACTTTCTTTAGTCCTTGACAAAGTCTCTATCATTCCTTCAAAAGCATCACGAGCCACAGCTGCTTCAGTACCACCACTCAGAGAGCCTCCAGCAGTCCTATGCCCTGAACTAACTCTTCTCTCCTCAACTTCTTCAATATCAAGTTGACTTCTCGACGCAGATTGGTGACCATGATTTGATGGAGAAGCCAAAATTATGTGATGATTAAATTCTTGCATATCTGCCAGCATCACATTGCTAGCACCTGTCAAAAGAGACTGCACTGCAGGTGGACTGGGGCTCCTTCCATGGACTTCAGAGGCAGATACAAAAGAGGAATTAAAAAGTCCAAGAGAGAAATTTTGAGAGTGAGCCTGTCTCCTTTTTGCCTGTGCTGCGGCAATAAGATGCTTCATGGACATAACAGATTCTGGCGTCTTAGAGTCAATCAAAAGACTACTTTTCTCTTCCCTACCAGCTTCAACTCTGTaattaggcaaaaaaaaaaagatgaatcaggaagatgaaaaaaacaaacaaacaaaatacataaaaagTCAAAAGTGTGCACACCTTTCACTGGGCAACGAATTATACTCGACTGAACTCTCAATCAAAACAGTAGATTCACCAATCCTTGAGATTGATTTAGGAGTGGATTTGGATCCTTCACCTGAAGAAGGCCTGTTTCTTTTAATAGTTGCTTGATTCTGAGAAGAGTTAATGCTATTAGAAACAACAACCGAAGCCTTCGCAGACCCAACCTCAACCTTCTTCTGAGGACCAGTACCACAAACGTTAACCAGAGGTTTGGCCACCTTATGCTGTTCTGCCACTGGTTCAGTGGGACCTGACTGAGGAGACTTTCTAGGGGAAATCAACACTGATTTTGCCTCCTTGGATGACAACTGCTCCTTGGACAAGAATTGCTCCTTGGCTGACAACTGCTCAGAGTATACTTTCCCTGGACAATGGGAAAGATGAGCAGCTATTGCCTTTTCAGGCCTCTTCTCATCAGTTTGCCATTCGCTCGGTGACACAGAATCATTGCGTAATTCAGAGGAAGATTCTTTTAAATGGACATCCTCAAATCCAATAGAAACTCCAACCTGCTGAGCATTCTTACAACTATCATTATGTGCATCACTGCTCTTGGTAGCATCTGAAACAAATGCAGATGCACTAACATTTCTGGCAGATCCACCATGAACTGGAGTTTTGGGTTCATCTTCGTCATCAGAAAGGCAAACAGCTCTCCGTTTTTTGTGCAGTTGACTTCCTGAAACCCCAAAATTATTAGAACATGACACATCATTCTTCACTAAAAGAGGTTTTCTTTCTGTTTTATCATCGGTAGTTAGAGTATCAGAGTCCGACATAGCCTCCATTGCTCGGCGTCTGCGCTTTGTTACAGGTAGTACAGCCTCATCACCAGAAACATTGGATCCAACAATACCAGCTTGGGCTCTTGAAGCAAGATTACTTTCTGCTTTCACGCATGATGTTGACCCTTTAAACTCAGGCTTTTTCAATGCCTTTTTGTCCACAACATTAGGTCTAGGAGACACACTCTTTATTCTTCTAGCATGAGATCCATGAGTGGCATCGTCCCCCATATCTACACGGTTTGATTTTTTCGCTGGATGTAAAAGATCATTTGCTCCAGGCTTTCCATGTCCATGTTGGGCCCTCTTTTCCTTTCCAGAAGGTTTTCCCTTGGCCAGCTCATCAGGATCAACACCAGAGTCCTGCATATTATCAGCAACCTTGACACGTTTTTTAGTGTTTAGcaaatcttttgattttcttccaGAATTGGTACCAGATTCTGCTTTAAGCGGGTTAGAAGAAAATTCACGCGTGCTGCTGCCAGAGTCAATTTTGCATGCCCTCCCATCTTTCAATCGCTCAGTAGCTTCAGGGGGATCAATAGAACGACCATCAATTTCATCCTTCAACGATGCTACAGCAGAGATACTCATTTTGTGCACTTCTAATGCACCCTCAGATTTCTTCTTTGACAGAGCACCTATCTTCTTCGACTTGTGACCATTTGCTAACAACTTCTTTTCCTCACCATGAGTCTTAGTGCAAACATCTTCTACACTTTTACCAGCAGTTACTTCTCTTAGATAAGAAGAATTATCGGGACTGGATGTCATTAATACCTCTTCCTTTGGTTTTGCACCGTCAAatattctattatttttctcaGGAGGCAGAATTAGAGATAAACTATCATTTGCACGAGAGGAGACAGGAGGCTTTACATCTTGACTTTCAGTTCCACCTCGTCTCTTTGAGCAGCGCTCCAACTTCGAGCCAGAATCACTTATAGCTTCATTCATTATTTCTCCATTGTAAGTCGAGTTACCAGTATCAACCTTTAAGTCAACCTCTACTCCATCATCCTCTACCCCATCAACAGAGGGAGCCTCACACCCAACATCTGATCTATCAAGATCATCTCCAAAACcacttaatttcttcttttgtaaCTCATCAAATGCCACGCAGATTTCCTTCACAGCTTGAGCAAAGCATTTAACTGTTTTGCCCTGACACCGAGCAGACAATTTACTCTTGACCTCATTAGTAAATGACTGAATATCCGCAGGGGCAACAAAACCTCTGTGAATGGGGAAAATTTAACCGAAGGGAAAAGTAAGAAGCGAAAATACCAGTAGTAGTCAAATTAACCATTGATACAATAAGAAACACACATACAAACAGAAATGGATCGGAGAACGAGCCCATAAGATAGATAACAGAGAATTTCATCCAGTTCCACACAACCAACAAAACTATAACAACGATTTCTGATGAATTGAACATAACCTAGTAATTCATCTAGAACATTTACATTTCAAACACAACAAATTCATgtgaataaagaaaaagacaacTCTTGCATATTATAGACAAATTCCCTAAAATGGCATAGAGCAGGGAATGTTTCAAACCAATTGTACATTAAGCCACCTGTTCTTATATCTTTTCTGAGAAACTGCAAGTAAAATATGTCCCATAACTCTTTTATTGGCATAAAATCATGAAATTCACTTGTTTCTTGATACTAGTAGTCTagataaatacaattaaaaGCAAAATGTTCAAATCCAACAAGGTCTTCCATGTAGAGTACCTGTTAACTATGAATATTATtgatattcataaaaaataaaataaaaataaaataaaataaaaataaaaaattgataagttcgtcaaaaaaatattactatcattgacttttttttgataagtaaaacaagaataaaaaacaTTGAAGTTGAAATGAATCAGGAcggattttaaaaaaaacacacacacacgcatcCTACACCTAAGCACAGATTTTGATCCCAAGTAACTTCGACTAACCATTAGGTACCTTCCCATTTGACCTACAAATGAGATTTAAACCAAATCTTATCAAACATGTTCTCTCTAGGAAAATGATCTAACAAAATTAACATGTCCAAGAGTGTTGTTCCAACCTCATCACACCCAAAAatgaacaataaaataaaagaaaatgctgTTTAGGAAGTCCATCAAgtgaattaattaataaccaatAATTTAGAGCCTCAAACTCATACTCATTTCAAGGGAAACAAAGGTTTTCTTTTTGCCCCAAATGGGAACATTAGTACGAAAAGAAATCGAAAGTAACATCCATAAAAAATCCACAGACGGCAAAGTCTATcctaaattagaattttaaacctttaattatttttattcttcattttactatttttttatgctctctttgttgcttttttaTCTACTCCTTTTATTAGTTGCAAGGATTCTGGAAATGGACTTTTACCTGGATGACAACATATGGATACTTTAAATAAGCATTTTCTAGTTAACATTTAATGCCGATGTGGAATAGACCCCTTGTAGTAGTACAAGTTGTCAGCAATACATTTTATACAACACGGACCCGTGTAAAGCGGGCTCCACACAGATCGGGTAATACTCCGGCTTCGCCAGCGGGCTGGCCCCAAGGAATTATTTGCACT
This window encodes:
- the LOC132178879 gene encoding ENHANCER OF AG-4 protein 2 isoform X2; amino-acid sequence: MAPPRRRVANSKAKDKSQLSLGDLVLAKVKGFPAWPAKISRPEDWKQSPDPKKYFVEFFGTQEIGFVAPADIQSFTNEVKSKLSARCQGKTVKCFAQAVKEICVAFDELQKKKLSGFGDDLDRSDVGCEAPSVDGVEDDGVEVDLKVDTGNSTYNGEIMNEAISDSGSKLERCSKRRGGTESQDVKPPVSSRANDSLSLILPPEKNNRIFDGAKPKEEVLMTSSPDNSSYLREVTAGKSVEDVCTKTHGEEKKLLANGHKSKKIGALSKKKSEGALEVHKMSISAVASLKDEIDGRSIDPPEATERLKDGRACKIDSGSSTREFSSNPLKAESGTNSGRKSKDLLNTKKRVKVADNMQDSGVDPDELAKGKPSGKEKRAQHGHGKPGANDLLHPAKKSNRVDMGDDATHGSHARRIKSVSPRPNVVDKKALKKPEFKGSTSCVKAESNLASRAQAGIVGSNVSGDEAVLPVTKRRRRAMEAMSDSDTLTTDDKTERKPLLVKNDVSCSNNFGVSGSQLHKKRRAVCLSDDEDEPKTPVHGGSARNVSASAFVSDATKSSDAHNDSCKNAQQVGVSIGFEDVHLKESSSELRNDSVSPSEWQTDEKRPEKAIAAHLSHCPGKVYSEQLSAKEQFLSKEQLSSKEAKSVLISPRKSPQSGPTEPVAEQHKVAKPLVNVCGTGPQKKVEVGSAKASVVVSNSINSSQNQATIKRNRPSSGEGSKSTPKSISRIGESTVLIESSVEYNSLPSERVEAGREEKSSLLIDSKTPESVMSMKHLIAAAQAKRRQAHSQNFSLGLFNSSFVSASEVHGRSPSPPAVQSLLTGASNVMLADMQEFNHHIILASPSNHGHQSASRSQLDIEEVEERRVSSGHRTAGGSLSGGTEAAVARDAFEGMIETLSRTKESIGRATRLAIDCAKYGIANEVVELLIRKLETEPSFHRKVDLFFLVDSITQCSHSQKGIAGASYIPTVQAALPRLLGSAAPPGAVARENRRQCLKVLRLWLERKILPESVLRPFMDDIGVSNDDTVTGLSLRRPSRAERAVDDPLREMEGMLVDEYGSNATFQLPGFLSSHVFEDEEEDFPSSSFKEAGDAPAGDITLALGESETSTVPPNDRRHCILEDVDGELEMEDVSGHMRDERPLCINGSFEMDAHRSSDRTLESAPNDSPELPPLPEGSPPLPLDSPPPPPPLPPSPPPPPPPPPLSPSPPPPPPPPPSQPPPPPSQLAPPPLPPSGPPPSMVPQASLPTQPSLISQPFLPHQSSVQSSPQLAYQPPVPHEYCSAASGNQLVQMAGHGGHIDNATKSEMFPQQSVCFVSTGVPSSREPSGFNSSRQLEYGHNDMYINPQISQPNQQFQQSDTSFTQRPLHPAPHHNTSSHFSYTKPTIQQHPQHPYPHPYPLPPIPDGQRRFVSDEQWRMPSSEFKTDHQRGGWINGGRTPNGERTHSGPTYGQEGHGVSQMFPCRPDIPALNCWRPA
- the LOC132178879 gene encoding ENHANCER OF AG-4 protein 2 isoform X1 — its product is MAPPRRRVANSKAKDKSQLSLGDLVLAKVKGFPAWPAKISRPEDWKQSPDPKKYFVEFFGTQEIGFVAPADIQSFTNEVKSKLSARCQGKTVKCFAQAVKEICVAFDELQKKKLSGFGDDLDRSDVGCEAPSVDGVEDDGVEVDLKVDTGNSTYNGEIMNEAISDSGSKLERCSKRRGGTESQDVKPPVSSRANDSLSLILPPEKNNRIFDGAKPKEEVLMTSSPDNSSYLREVTAGKSVEDVCTKTHGEEKKLLANGHKSKKIGALSKKKSEGALEVHKMSISAVASLKDEIDGRSIDPPEATERLKDGRACKIDSGSSTREFSSNPLKAESGTNSGRKSKDLLNTKKRVKVADNMQDSGVDPDELAKGKPSGKEKRAQHGHGKPGANDLLHPAKKSNRVDMGDDATHGSHARRIKSVSPRPNVVDKKALKKPEFKGSTSCVKAESNLASRAQAGIVGSNVSGDEAVLPVTKRRRRAMEAMSDSDTLTTDDKTERKPLLVKNDVSCSNNFGVSGSQLHKKRRAVCLSDDEDEPKTPVHGGSARNVSASAFVSDATKSSDAHNDSCKNAQQVGVSIGFEDVHLKESSSELRNDSVSPSEWQTDEKRPEKAIAAHLSHCPGKVYSEQLSAKEQFLSKEQLSSKEAKSVLISPRKSPQSGPTEPVAEQHKVAKPLVNVCGTGPQKKVEVGSAKASVVVSNSINSSQNQATIKRNRPSSGEGSKSTPKSISRIGESTVLIESSVEYNSLPSERVEAGREEKSSLLIDSKTPESVMSMKHLIAAAQAKRRQAHSQNFSLGLFNSSFVSASEVHGRSPSPPAVQSLLTGASNVMLADMQEFNHHIILASPSNHGHQSASRSQLDIEEVEERRVSSGHRTAGGSLSGGTEAAVARDAFEGMIETLSRTKESIGRATRLAIDCAKYGIANEVVELLIRKLETEPSFHRKVDLFFLVDSITQCSHSQKGIAGASYIPTVQAALPRLLGSAAPPGAVARENRRQCLKVLRLWLERKILPESVLRPFMDDIGVSNDDTVTGLSLRRPSRAERAVDDPLREMEGMLVDEYGSNATFQLPGFLSSHVFEDEEEDFPSSSFKEAGDAPAGDITLALGESETSTVPPNDRRHCILEDVDGELEMEDVSGHMRDERPLCINGSFEMDAHRSSDRTLESAPNDSPELPPLPEGSPPLPLDSPPPPPPLPPSPPPPPPPPPLSPSPPPPPPPPPSQPPPPPSQLAPPPLPPSGPPPSMVPQASLPTQPSLISQPFLPHQSSVQSSPQLAYQPPVPHEYCSAASGNQLVQMAGHGGHIDNATKSEMFPQQSVCFVSTGVPSSREPSGFNSSRQLEYGHNDMYINPQISQPNQQFQQSDTSFTQRPLHPAPHHNTSSHFSYTKPTIQQHPQHPYPHPYPLPPIPDGQRRFVSDEQWRMPSSEFKTDHQRGGWINGGRTPNGERTHSGPTYGQEGYFWPPPERPQANNIGFQRPAPNNLPAGAPISGHGVSQMFPCRPDIPALNCWRPA